From a single Micromonospora sp. WMMD1102 genomic region:
- a CDS encoding ABC transporter ATP-binding protein codes for MLRIQGLHAGYDGGTVLHDVDLEVSAGTVQALVGRNGAGKSTLVHAVAGLLRPYRGVVAVDGVDLAGRPAHRVARAGVGLVPQGRRVFPRLTVSEHLTLASSLRRRGGSRSGPNWTVDGVLELLPRLAERLGHRGNQLSGGEQQMLAIGRALLTQPRVLLLDEPGEGLAPDLAARVRELVTRLARAGLCILLVEQQLQHAVEVADRIAVLDYGRLVFADSTAAVRADPAPVEAVLSVAGAATPGGTGPVLPGQESPVPTGPDSARSGSTGGPDALVPGSDSSAASSSSSSSSSATTTSSSSSASSSAP; via the coding sequence ATGCTGCGGATCCAGGGCCTGCACGCCGGCTACGACGGCGGCACCGTGCTGCACGACGTCGACCTCGAGGTGTCGGCGGGTACGGTGCAGGCGCTCGTCGGCCGTAACGGTGCCGGCAAGAGCACCCTGGTGCACGCCGTCGCCGGGCTGCTGCGGCCGTACCGGGGAGTCGTCGCGGTGGACGGCGTGGACCTGGCCGGCCGGCCGGCGCACCGGGTGGCCCGGGCCGGCGTCGGGCTGGTGCCGCAGGGCCGCCGGGTCTTTCCCCGGCTGACCGTGTCCGAGCACCTGACGCTGGCCTCCTCGCTGCGCCGCCGGGGCGGGTCGCGTTCCGGTCCGAACTGGACGGTCGACGGGGTGCTGGAACTGCTGCCCCGGCTGGCCGAGCGGTTGGGCCACCGGGGCAACCAGCTCTCCGGCGGGGAGCAGCAGATGCTCGCCATCGGCCGGGCGTTGCTCACCCAGCCCCGGGTGCTGCTCCTCGACGAACCGGGCGAGGGGCTCGCCCCGGACCTGGCGGCCCGGGTCCGGGAACTCGTGACCCGGCTGGCCAGGGCCGGGTTGTGCATCCTGCTCGTCGAACAACAGCTCCAGCACGCGGTCGAGGTCGCCGACCGGATCGCGGTGCTGGACTACGGCCGGCTGGTCTTCGCGGACTCGACGGCCGCAGTGCGCGCCGACCCCGCCCCGGTGGAGGCGGTACTCAGCGTGGCGGGCGCGGCCACGCCGGGCGGGACCGGACCGGTCCTGCCCGGCCAGGAGTCGCCGGTCCCGACCGGACCCGACTCCGCCCGCTCCGGGTCAACGGGAGGCCCGGACGCGCTCGTTCCTGGTTCCGACTCCTCGGCGGCTTCCAGCTCTTCCAGCTCTTCCAGTTCCGCCACGACCACGTCCTCTTCCTCATCCGCTTCCTCATCCGCACCCTGA
- a CDS encoding branched-chain amino acid ABC transporter permease yields the protein MSPATARGWLTRGYGVSPAAARRWLTRAGGAGLLLVAVAVPWSVDPYTTSLAARTLVLGLVGVSVALLTGLAGLPTLGQTGPYAAGAYAAALVAMHVSPVGVVQVLAGAATGALFALLTVPLVVYARGVVVLMITLAIGELTVTAATRWSSVTGGTDGLAGIPAIRPVWGMAPLASDRARYLYTLVVVGVVIAAMVMLLRTPAGLLLRASRDDEARMRASGHRVTGYLAVTFVGAGAVAGVAGSLLITAQQFVSPADFGFDVAALLLLGVVIGGATSIGGAIVGTALVIAVRDWLSGLLPGYAPLLLGALFVLTAYLFPRGVAGFSTELADLVRSRSRGRAGPGDRPGTGIQGRPSRGDPVAAARVGSGGPAGEEPR from the coding sequence GTGAGCCCGGCAACCGCCCGGGGTTGGCTGACCCGGGGGTACGGCGTGAGCCCGGCCGCCGCCCGGCGCTGGCTGACCCGGGCCGGGGGAGCCGGACTGCTGCTCGTCGCCGTCGCGGTGCCCTGGTCGGTGGACCCCTACACCACCTCGCTGGCCGCCCGCACCCTGGTGCTGGGGCTGGTCGGGGTGAGCGTGGCGCTGCTGACCGGGTTGGCCGGGCTGCCCACGCTCGGCCAGACCGGCCCGTACGCCGCAGGTGCCTACGCGGCTGCCCTGGTGGCCATGCACGTCTCGCCGGTCGGCGTGGTGCAGGTGCTCGCCGGGGCGGCGACCGGGGCACTCTTCGCGCTGCTCACCGTCCCTCTGGTGGTGTACGCCCGAGGGGTGGTGGTCCTGATGATTACCCTGGCCATCGGTGAACTGACGGTGACCGCCGCCACTCGGTGGAGCTCGGTCACCGGAGGGACGGACGGGCTCGCCGGAATCCCGGCGATCCGGCCCGTCTGGGGCATGGCTCCGCTGGCCAGCGACCGGGCACGCTATCTGTACACACTGGTCGTCGTCGGGGTGGTGATCGCGGCCATGGTGATGTTGCTGCGTACTCCGGCCGGGCTGCTGCTGCGGGCGAGCCGGGACGACGAGGCCCGGATGCGGGCCTCCGGACACCGGGTCACCGGCTACCTGGCGGTGACCTTCGTCGGGGCGGGTGCGGTGGCGGGGGTCGCCGGATCGCTGCTGATCACCGCACAGCAGTTCGTCTCGCCGGCCGACTTCGGCTTCGACGTCGCCGCGTTGCTGCTGCTCGGCGTGGTGATCGGTGGTGCGACGTCGATCGGTGGCGCGATCGTCGGCACCGCGCTGGTGATCGCGGTACGGGACTGGCTCTCCGGCCTGCTGCCCGGGTACGCCCCGCTGCTGCTCGGCGCCCTGTTCGTGCTCACCGCCTATCTCTTCCCCCGGGGCGTGGCCGGTTTCTCGACCGAACTCGCCGATCTGGTCAGGTCCCGTTCGCGGGGCCGGGCCGGGCCGGGGGACCGCCCCGGGACGGGAATCCAGGGCCGCCCGTCCCGGGGCGACCCCGTCGCCGCCGCCCGGGTGGGCAGCGGCGGGCCAGCGGGCGAGGAGCCGCGATGA
- a CDS encoding helix-turn-helix transcriptional regulator: MVRQPLTAEQIAAGQRLGTALRAARAGRSLVEVAVAAGISPETLRKIEAGRLPAPAFGTVVCLSHALDVPLGDLADVWLADMSVRQAS; encoded by the coding sequence ATGGTGCGCCAACCACTCACCGCCGAACAGATCGCCGCGGGCCAGCGACTCGGGACCGCCCTGCGGGCCGCGCGGGCCGGCCGCAGCCTCGTCGAGGTGGCCGTGGCGGCCGGCATCTCCCCGGAGACGCTGCGCAAGATCGAGGCGGGCCGGCTGCCCGCACCGGCGTTCGGCACGGTGGTCTGCCTCAGCCATGCCCTTGATGTCCCCCTCGGCGACCTGGCCGACGTCTGGCTGGCCGACATGTCCGTCCGCCAGGCGTCCTAG
- a CDS encoding ABC transporter ATP-binding protein: protein MTALLTAEAVVRRYGSLVAVDRVDLRVADGERHALIGPNGAGKTTLLDLIGGATPVDGGRIVFAGRDVTRLGPARRARIGIGRIHQRPAVWSSLTARENVEIAGWHRAGGFRAMGGRSRRRLRETAEALLDRVGLAVVSAIPAGHLSHGQRRQLEIAMALAGRPRLLLLDEPAAGLSHLEVHRLAELLTGLPREVSVLLVEHRLDLVYALADTVTVLHDGRLVATGEPDEVRTAPAVRRAYAEAVR from the coding sequence ATGACGGCACTGCTGACGGCCGAGGCGGTGGTCCGCCGGTACGGCTCGCTGGTCGCGGTGGACCGGGTGGACCTGCGGGTCGCCGACGGGGAGCGGCACGCCCTGATCGGGCCGAACGGTGCCGGCAAGACGACGCTGCTCGACCTGATCGGCGGGGCGACCCCGGTCGACGGCGGGCGGATAGTCTTCGCCGGCCGGGACGTCACCCGGCTCGGTCCGGCCCGCAGGGCCCGGATCGGGATCGGCCGGATCCACCAGCGTCCGGCCGTGTGGTCGTCGCTGACCGCCCGGGAGAACGTCGAGATCGCCGGCTGGCACCGGGCCGGCGGGTTCCGGGCGATGGGCGGCCGGAGCCGGCGGCGGCTGCGCGAGACCGCCGAGGCGCTGCTCGACCGGGTCGGGCTCGCCGTCGTCTCGGCAATTCCGGCCGGTCACCTGTCGCACGGACAGCGGCGCCAGTTGGAGATCGCGATGGCCCTGGCCGGCCGTCCCCGCCTGCTGCTGCTGGACGAGCCGGCCGCCGGACTGTCCCACCTGGAGGTGCACCGGTTGGCTGAGTTGCTGACCGGACTGCCCAGGGAGGTGTCGGTGCTGCTGGTGGAGCACCGGCTGGATCTGGTGTACGCGCTGGCCGACACGGTCACCGTGCTGCACGACGGCCGGCTGGTCGCCACCGGCGAGCCGGACGAGGTCCGCACCGCCCCCGCCGTCCGCCGGGCGTACGCCGAGGCGGTGCGGTGA
- the map gene encoding type I methionyl aminopeptidase, with product MIEFKSAEEIGRMAVAGRFVGELLAELSGVAAVGVNLMDLEHLARRRISERGAESCYWDYAPSFGRGPFRNVLCLSVNDAVLHGLPHDYVLRDGDLLSIDMAVGIDGWNADSALSVVVGTPDPADLKLIEATEVALEAAIVAAQPGGRLGDISGAIGEVARSYGYGVNGEFGGHGIGRTMHEAPHVANDGRARRGLRLDPGLTLAIEPWFCRSTNKIKYDKDGWTIRSADGSRTAHSEHTVAITADGPRVLTRRPTRDTSSVDSGEEPAAAA from the coding sequence GTGATCGAGTTCAAGTCCGCCGAGGAGATCGGCCGGATGGCGGTGGCTGGCCGATTCGTCGGCGAGTTGCTCGCCGAGCTGAGCGGCGTGGCCGCGGTCGGGGTCAACCTGATGGATCTCGAACACCTCGCCCGCCGCCGGATCTCCGAACGCGGCGCCGAGTCCTGCTACTGGGACTACGCTCCCTCGTTCGGCCGGGGCCCGTTCCGCAACGTGCTGTGCCTGTCGGTGAACGACGCGGTGCTGCACGGCCTGCCGCACGACTACGTCCTGCGCGACGGTGACCTGCTCAGTATCGACATGGCGGTCGGCATCGACGGCTGGAACGCCGACTCCGCGCTCTCCGTCGTCGTCGGCACCCCCGACCCGGCCGACCTGAAGCTGATCGAGGCTACCGAGGTCGCCCTGGAGGCCGCGATCGTCGCCGCCCAGCCAGGCGGCCGGCTCGGTGACATCTCCGGCGCGATAGGCGAGGTCGCCCGCTCCTACGGCTACGGCGTCAACGGGGAGTTCGGCGGCCACGGCATCGGCCGCACCATGCACGAGGCCCCGCACGTGGCCAACGACGGCCGTGCCCGCCGTGGCTTGCGGCTCGACCCCGGTCTCACCCTCGCCATCGAGCCCTGGTTCTGCCGATCGACGAACAAGATCAAATACGACAAGGACGGCTGGACGATCCGCTCCGCCGACGGCTCCCGCACCGCCCACTCCGAGCACACGGTAGCCATCACCGCGGACGGCCCCCGGGTCCTGACCCGCCGCCCGACCCGCGACACCAGCTCGGTCGACTCCGGCGA
- a CDS encoding class I SAM-dependent methyltransferase, producing the protein MTATPVKSSYAFDNRSPEAEAQMRALESFLDPITAERLAPVLRPGARCWELGAGGGSIARHMARVVGPTGLVVATDIEPSRLEPAENLLVRQHDVRTGAPEGGPFDVIHARLVLLHLPERRRVLTELIGALAPGGWLVVEEFDCTAGLRVLAAPTDDAAKLFQQVMEATLDILQDRGADLAWAQDVHTEMVLAGLTDVDTITHSQSWPGGSTGASLHETNSRQLEPRLLATGLSPTQLEGFRELAKDPAFASLSYQFVSTRGRRPGPGTVN; encoded by the coding sequence GTGACTGCCACCCCTGTCAAGAGCAGCTACGCGTTCGACAACCGCTCTCCGGAGGCCGAGGCGCAGATGCGCGCGCTGGAGTCGTTCCTCGACCCGATAACGGCGGAGCGGCTCGCCCCGGTGTTGCGGCCCGGCGCGAGGTGCTGGGAGCTGGGTGCCGGCGGTGGTTCGATCGCCCGGCACATGGCCCGGGTCGTCGGCCCGACCGGCCTGGTTGTCGCCACCGACATCGAACCGTCCCGGCTGGAGCCGGCGGAGAATCTCCTGGTACGCCAGCACGACGTGCGGACCGGTGCGCCCGAGGGCGGCCCGTTCGACGTCATCCACGCCCGACTCGTCCTGCTGCACCTCCCGGAGCGGCGCCGGGTGCTCACCGAGCTGATCGGTGCGCTCGCCCCGGGCGGCTGGCTGGTGGTCGAGGAGTTCGACTGCACCGCCGGGTTGCGGGTGCTGGCCGCCCCGACCGACGACGCGGCGAAACTCTTCCAGCAGGTGATGGAGGCGACCCTGGACATCCTCCAGGACCGGGGCGCCGACCTGGCCTGGGCGCAGGACGTACACACCGAGATGGTGCTGGCCGGACTGACCGACGTGGACACCATCACCCACTCGCAGAGCTGGCCGGGCGGCTCGACCGGGGCCTCGCTGCACGAGACGAACTCCCGGCAGCTCGAACCCCGGCTGCTCGCCACCGGACTCTCGCCGACCCAGTTGGAGGGGTTCCGGGAACTCGCCAAGGATCCGGCGTTCGCGTCGCTGTCGTACCAGTTCGTCTCCACCCGGGGCCGGCGGCCGGGTCCGGGCACCGTGAACTGA